The Coprobacillus cateniformis DNA window CCCTCTTTAGGCTGAATAGCAATACCATCACCCATCATCTTTGTTGCAAAAACTTCATCAGGTACATCTTCTATAGCAATACTTTGACCATTGGCCATTGCATAAAGTGCTTTTGTTTTTTTCTTAAAGAATCCCATATTATTTTAACTCAGGCCAGAAATCTTTATTTGCTTCTATCATTTCATCTAAAATTTGTTTAGCAACTTTAGCACTTGGAACAATTTTTGATAAAGTCATTGCTTGCCACATCTTTTGATAAGAACCTTCAATCCATGCTTCAACAACTAATTTTTCTACAGAAACCTGTTGTTCCATTAAACCTTTTTGGAATTGAGGAATAGCACCTTGAACAACTCTTTCATATCCATTAATACCAACATAACAAGGAATTTCAACCATTGCAGTTCTATCAAAGTTTTCAACTGCTCCTTCATTAGGAACAATCAATAAGAATTTTTCTTTTGTATTTGTAGCAAGTGCACAAGCTAAATCAACAATATATTCAGCATGAGCATCTGGTTCAAATCCACCATCTTTTGCTGTTCCTTTATCAATAATATTTTGGCAAATCGTAAAGATATTCTTTTCACGATGTTCCATAACTTCATTAGCACGTGTATGATTTGGATCTGAATGTTCAACAACATAATCAGGATATAAGTAATATTTTAAATAAGTGTTTGGAATTGTATCTGGATCTAATGCATAAACATCTTTTGCTTTAGAAAATGTTTCTATCCAACTTTGTTCAACATGTTGATTTGTTTTAGATAATGCATCAGCAAATCCATTGGCAGCCACATGTTTTTTAATTTCTGGCATCAAATCATTTCCATTTTGATCTTTAATTGAATGCCACCAACCAAAGTGATTTAAACCATAGTATCCAACATCTAATTCTTTTCTTGAACTTAAACCAATCATTGAAGCCATTTTCTCTTCTAAATCAATTGGCATATCACAAATATTTAAGATTTTAGAATCAGGACGTAATCTTCTCGTTGCTTCTGCAACAATAGCAGCAGGATTTGAATAATTTAACATCCAAGCATTAGGAGAATATTTTTCCATATAATCTAGAATTTCAATAACTCCACCAATTGAACGCATACCATAAGCAAGACCTCCTGGCCCACAAGTTTCTTGTCCAACAACACCATATTTTAATGGGATTTTCTCATCTTTTTCACGCATTGCATATAACCCAACACGGATATGACACATCACAAAGTCTACATCAGTAAATGCAGTTTCTGGATCTGTTGTGTAACCAAATTCTACTTCAGGTGCATTTTCTTTTAAATAAATTTCACAAGCTTTTGCGATTGTTTCTTGTCTTTCTTTAAAGTTATCATAGAATTGAATCTTTCTAATTGGGAAACGATCCATGTGTTCTAATAATAATAAGCAAATCCCTGGTGTAAATGTACTTCCTCCACCAGCAATTGTAATTGAATATTTTTTTTCTTCCATTTTCTTTCTCCTCCATTTTTTTACATTAATCTTATAGTTGCAAATAAGCTAATACAGCTTATCAACATAACAAGTAAACTTCCTCCACCATTATAGAGAGCTTGCTTGATTGTTGATGATTTTATTGATTTCAAAACTGGAATATCATAGTATTGAATAGCTCGATAGAAAACATATAACAACATAGTGAAATAGAATAAATTCATTGTTAAGGCTTGTGCTATCAACAGTAATGCCATATTTATAATTGCAAATTTTATATTTCCTTTGATTAAATTCTTTTGAATTAATTGAACTAGGTAAGCAATATAAGGATTTAACATAGCAATTAAGAAAATCACTGTGATACTTGGATCTTGACTAAGAACTTCTTGAAAACTCATCGCATTCATTGAGGCTTTCAGCGAAATATATAAATAACATATTAAAGGAGTCAATGCTAAGAACACTTTTGTAATCATGAAATAACGATTTAATTTCTTAAGTTTTAGATCTATTTTTTTCTTTCGAGCCATTTTAACTACCCTCTTTCTTTATAAGAACCCTTCAAATTCTTCTCTAACGCTTGGAACTTTTAATCCCACAATAACCTGAATATTTGTTTTGGTTGCTTTGATACCATGTGTCCCAATGCCTTTAAAATATGAATCTGTTTTGACTAAACTTTCATCTTTTACATTAACACGTAGACGAGTTGCACAATTAGTGACATCAACAATGTTGTCTTTTCCACCTAAAGCATCTAAAATCATAAAAGCCAAACTTCCTTTAGGAGCCGCTTGTTTTTCTTTAAAGTCAGCTTTATTATGGAATGTAATTTCTTCATCTTCTTCTCGACCTGGTGTCGCAAAATTGAATTTTAAGATTAAGAATCTGAAGACTACGAAATAAATACCTGTAAATACCAAACCTACCACTAGTAATGTTAAGTATGTTGGCCAATGTGCTGCCATTAATGGAATAAAGTTTAATGCTGATATTTCAATTAATCCACCTGACATCGCCCCAACAACTCCAAACATATATGCAACAGTTGCGAGAGTTGCTGCAAGGACTGCATGAACAACAAATAAGACTGGTGCAATAAATAAGAATGTGAACTCAATAGGTTCTGTAACTCCACAGAATATTGCTGTTAAAGTGATAGGAACGAGCAATCCAGCAATTTTCTTTTTCTTACTATCTTTAGCTGTAAAATAGAATGCTAAAGCGATACCAGGACATCCAAATATTTTTGACAATCCTGTTAATGTTGGCCAAGCATATGGTGCTAATGTTTTTAATGATTCAGTGCTTGCTGCTAATTCTGGTAATTGTGTAGCCCATGTTGAGAAGACTCCTCCATTAACAACAGCTGAATCATAAAAGAATGGGAAATAAAGTAAGTGATGTAATCCAAATGGAATGAGAATACGTTCCATAAATATAAATATCCATACACCCATAGCTCCAGCTCCAGTGATAAATCCTTGGAATGCCCTCATTCCAGATTGAACCATAGGCCATAAACTTGCTGATAAGAAAGCAACTGGCAATAAAGCAAAGAATCCCACAATCACAACAAATGATGAACCACTGAATGTTCCCATCCACTCTGGTAACTCTGTATCAAAGTAACGATTGTGTAAGAAAATAACAATTCCTGAAATCATTAATGCTCCAATCATTCCCATATCTAGAGTTTTAATATTGGCTACCATTGTTAAACCACTTGTTCCTCCAGCTTCAGCTGCAAAATCAACTCCGAATGTTGTTCCCCATTGGCTTAAGATTGTACTTAAGAAATATTGGAAAGTTAAGTAAAGCACTAAAGCTTCCATACAACATCTAGCTTGTTGTTTTTTAGCTAACCCAATTGGTAATCCGACAACGAATATTAATGGTAATTGATTAAAAACTGTCCATCCACCTTGCAAGATGATGTTCCAGCACTGATACCATAAACTCTCTGTACTTGCAAGACTACCCATAATAGCTTCAGTTGTAAACAATGTTCCAACACCAATCATTATCCCTGCAAAGGCAAAGAGTAAGACTGGTGTAAACATCGCTCCACCGAACCTTTGAATTTTCTGCATCATATCGTTTTTCCTCCCTTGTGATATCTCTTGCACGTTTATAGTAACCCCTTACAAAATAAGTTTCAATACTTTACAACGACTTAGGGACAAGGCGCATTCTTAATGATTTATCACATTATCCGTGAAATTTCACACACAAAAAAAGCGTTGATTTTATCAACACTTTTCGTTATATACAAATAATAGAAATATTATTTATTGATTATAATGACAAATCATTTTTTTAAATTCATCATAATTTATATCATCAATAATCATATCAAATAAATAATCTAATTGTTGAGATGTGCATGTTTTTAACCATTCTAAGTTGTCTACTTTGTATTTCTTCTTAACTAACTGACATGCTCTTTTCAAGTTTTCTTCTCTTTTACCTTGTTCAATTCCCTTTTCAATTCCTTGTTCAAGCCCTTTTTCAAGCCCTTGTTCAAACCCTTTTCTTGTTCCCTCACCTATCTTAGATTCTGCCCATAGTCTATCCCTTTGTATCGCTTTATAATAGATATACTCCTCTAATGAGATAAACCTATCATAGAGTTCCACTGCTTCCTTTGCTACCTCACTTGTCTGTTCCTCCTTATGATTATCCTCCTGCTCAAACAATCTCATTAACTGATAAAAATCACTTCTTGCCAATTCCATACTTACCTCCTCCATTTTCTTAGTCTGTAAAAAACTCATCACAATCAGTCCATTATACAGTTCCTTCTCATACTTCCCATCAATCAGTTCTACCTCATGCCAGAGATGTTCAAAATTCCTTATCGGATTTCCCGTATAGATAATAAGAGAATGAACCTTTCTCATATCCTGATACTGTACTCCCTCCTGTATCTGCAGATCTATCATACTCATTGTATAAATCTGAAACCTCGCCAGCTCTGCTGCTGAGATATAGCCATTCTGCATCTCAATGTTATAGAGATTTCCTAAATGATCCTTGAGTGTAATATCCAGGACATATTTCTTGCCATCCTTATGAGAGGGATACCTCTCAGAATTGATAACATCAACAGTTTTCAATTCCAATCCCGATAAATGCTCAGCAATGCATAATCGCACCATCGGACTGTGAATCAAAAGATAGTGAAAAAAATAATCAGTACAAAAAGAAATAACCTGTTCATCCATATGAATACCTTCTTTCCAGGAGAAAAACCCTCCTACTTCTATATTCATAAAAAGAAGTCCATTTTTCTTTTTTTATTTACACTTTTTTCAACTTTTATAAGTACATTATACTTCGTATGACAGATATATGCAATAAGCAAATAAAAAAGATTTAACGATTATCGTTAAACCTTATTTTCTAGCAAAAAAATATTTAATATTTCTTCATATTTTAGGAATAGCTATCCACAAACTGAGCAACTTTATTCTCTTTTCCAATAACAGCTATTGTATCCCCTGCTTTTAATAGATAATGTGGATCTATATCTGTATCAGTTATTCCATCATGATGAATAGCAATAATATTTAAACCAAAGTTTTCTCTAACTCTCATTCCAATAATAGATTTACCAATCATTTGCTTTGAAATTTCAAACTCTATAATCTCAATATCCTTACCAATAGAAATATAATCAACAAGATTCTCTCTTAAAATTTTCTTTGCAAGCCTTAAAGCCATATCTCTTTCAGGATAAACAACTTGTGCCCCAAGTTTTTCTAAAACTTCTCCTTGATCAGCATTTGTTGCTTTTGCAATGACTTTTGAAACACCAAGATTAATAACATTTAAAGTTGTTAAGATACTGACTTCAATTCTTTCACCAATACACACAATAACAACATCACAATTTTGAACTCCCACTTCTTCAAGAACATCCTTTGTAAGTGTCTGTGAAACAAAAGCATACTCAGTATATTCTCTTAACTCCTTCACTCTATCCTCATCTCTATCAATACCAATAACTTCTTTTCCTGCCTCTGCTAACTTTTTAGCCAAAGGCATACCAAATCTACCTAAACCTATAATTGCATAACTCTTTTCATTTGTCATATAATTACCTATCCTATCATAATATCTTCTGCTGAATATACAGCTGTTTTTGGTTCCTTATAAACACCCAAAGTAACAATAGTCATTGCTCCAATACGACCAATATACATTGTTAAGATAATAATAATTTTTCCTAAAACACTTAAATGTGATGTAATACCAGTAGATAACCCAACTGTTCCAAATGCTGATGTACTTTCAAATAACAATTGCATAAAAGTAAATCTAGGCTCTACAATACACAATAAAAATGTACTGATAATGACAACACATAAAGATAAAATTGCGACAACAAAGGCTTGCATAATAATACCTTCTGATATTCTACGTTTAAATGAAACACAATGCTGGTGAGTCATAATGCTCTTCATAACATTACCAATAACAAATAATGTACTTGTTTTAATACCACCACCTGTAGAACCAGGTGAAGCACCTATAAACATTAAGATGACTAACACAAATAACCCAGCATTTGTAAAGTTCCCTAAATTATATGTTGAAAACCCTGCAGTTCTAGCTGAAACACTTTGGAAAAAAGCTCCTAACCATGTTACATTTTCAGTCAGCTTAATTAATAATGTACCAATCACAATAAGCGCAATACTGACTGATATAACTGCCTTAGAATGAAATGTTAATTTTTTAAAAGACTTTTTATTTTTGACATCAATAATAACTAAAAAACCAATTCCTCCAAAAATAATTAATCCACTTGTAACTAAATTTAATAAAATATCATTTTGATAAGGAATAAGATTTGTAAGTCCTCCCAAAATATCAAAACCTGAATTATTAAATGCTGCTACAGAATGAAACAAACTAATACCTAAAGCATCTAATGGAGGATAATCTTGAACAAAAACAATAAAACTTAAGATTGCCCCAACAAGCTCAAATAATAATGTTATTTTCAAGACATACTTCACCAATTTAACTAAACCGCCATAACCCCCAATATTCCATGATTCTTTAATCAGTTTTCTAACCTTAAATCCAACACGTTTACCAGCCGCTAAAATAATTGTTACCCCAACACAAGTTACACCTAAACCGCCAATTTGGATTAATAAAGCAACAACTGTTCTTCCAAAAACAGTAAAATGTTCTGCTGTATCAATAGCAATTAATCCTGTCACACATACAGCACTTGTTGATGTAAACAACGCATCTATGAATGAAACAGTCTGATCATCACGGACAGAAACTGGCAACATTAATAGAATAGCTCCTACTAAAATAACACTTGCAAATCCAAATGCAATCAATCGTGGAGGAGATGAATGTTTAACATACTGATTGACTTTCCTTAAAATTAATTTCATATTTAAAATCGATCACCAGGCTTTCTTTAAAATAAAAAAACAGATTCTAAAAAGCGTGAATCTGTCTTGTCATCATTATGGTATTATAAAGTTTTACTCATATAAGTAAAACTTGAATGATACACATAAAATCATGTTGAATAAATAAAGCAATTGCTTTATGACAGACTCCACCACATATTCAACATATTCACTTTACCACTTTTTATATACACTATCAATCCTTTTTCTAGATGTATTCACTAAGATTTATTTTATGAATTCTTTTCAACTTCTTCCTTGATTAATTTCATGGCTGCAACAGCTTTTCTAATTTTATAAAAACTTTCAGCAATGTTAAGTCCATGATCTCCTATACGTTCAAAATCAGTTAGTATTTTCGTATAAATGACACTATTTTCTGTCGTACACTTCTTTTCTTTAAGTCTTAATAACTGATTTACACTAAATTGATGATGCGTTTTATCAATATGTTCTTCTATGACATCAACCTTATCTACAATATTTTTAAACTCATCATAATTAATGATTTTGAGTTCATCTAGAATATTGGTACAAAGATTACTCATCATTCCTATTTCTTCTACAGCCTCATCAGAAAAATGTTTATCTTCTTCATGCAGTAATCTTGCTCTCTTGGCTATATTTATAGCGTGATCTCCGATTCTTTCTATATCTGCTGATACTTTCACAAACAAAGCAATAGCTTGTGAACCCTCTAGAGGAAGTTCATTAGAAATAGCAGAAGTTGTAAAATCAACAATTTCTCTATTGAGATAGTCAATATATTCTTCATTTCTTAGAAGTTGTTCATATTTTTCTTCTTTATAACTTATTATTAACTCAAACGATTTTCTAACATTTTCAATTGCGACATCTAACATATTCTGACTTTCATTAAATAACTGAGTATTGGCTATAGCACTCGTTCCAATATGATAATCATTTGTAAAAATAGAGAAATCTAGATGCTTTAATGTCATTTGAGCTTCTTTATCTTTCTTCTTAGGAAGAATTATAAATGTAAAATCAACTAACTTTTTACCAAATGGTAATAATATAATTGTTGTGACAATATTAAACACAGTATGAA harbors:
- a CDS encoding 6-phospho-alpha-glucosidase, whose product is MEEKKYSITIAGGGSTFTPGICLLLLEHMDRFPIRKIQFYDNFKERQETIAKACEIYLKENAPEVEFGYTTDPETAFTDVDFVMCHIRVGLYAMREKDEKIPLKYGVVGQETCGPGGLAYGMRSIGGVIEILDYMEKYSPNAWMLNYSNPAAIVAEATRRLRPDSKILNICDMPIDLEEKMASMIGLSSRKELDVGYYGLNHFGWWHSIKDQNGNDLMPEIKKHVAANGFADALSKTNQHVEQSWIETFSKAKDVYALDPDTIPNTYLKYYLYPDYVVEHSDPNHTRANEVMEHREKNIFTICQNIIDKGTAKDGGFEPDAHAEYIVDLACALATNTKEKFLLIVPNEGAVENFDRTAMVEIPCYVGINGYERVVQGAIPQFQKGLMEQQVSVEKLVVEAWIEGSYQKMWQAMTLSKIVPSAKVAKQILDEMIEANKDFWPELK
- a CDS encoding alpha-glucoside-specific PTS transporter subunit IIBC; translation: MMQKIQRFGGAMFTPVLLFAFAGIMIGVGTLFTTEAIMGSLASTESLWYQCWNIILQGGWTVFNQLPLIFVVGLPIGLAKKQQARCCMEALVLYLTFQYFLSTILSQWGTTFGVDFAAEAGGTSGLTMVANIKTLDMGMIGALMISGIVIFLHNRYFDTELPEWMGTFSGSSFVVIVGFFALLPVAFLSASLWPMVQSGMRAFQGFITGAGAMGVWIFIFMERILIPFGLHHLLYFPFFYDSAVVNGGVFSTWATQLPELAASTESLKTLAPYAWPTLTGLSKIFGCPGIALAFYFTAKDSKKKKIAGLLVPITLTAIFCGVTEPIEFTFLFIAPVLFVVHAVLAATLATVAYMFGVVGAMSGGLIEISALNFIPLMAAHWPTYLTLLVVGLVFTGIYFVVFRFLILKFNFATPGREEDEEITFHNKADFKEKQAAPKGSLAFMILDALGGKDNIVDVTNCATRLRVNVKDESLVKTDSYFKGIGTHGIKATKTNIQVIVGLKVPSVREEFEGFL
- a CDS encoding PD-(D/E)XK nuclease family transposase; amino-acid sequence: MDEQVISFCTDYFFHYLLIHSPMVRLCIAEHLSGLELKTVDVINSERYPSHKDGKKYVLDITLKDHLGNLYNIEMQNGYISAAELARFQIYTMSMIDLQIQEGVQYQDMRKVHSLIIYTGNPIRNFEHLWHEVELIDGKYEKELYNGLIVMSFLQTKKMEEVSMELARSDFYQLMRLFEQEDNHKEEQTSEVAKEAVELYDRFISLEEYIYYKAIQRDRLWAESKIGEGTRKGFEQGLEKGLEQGIEKGIEQGKREENLKRACQLVKKKYKVDNLEWLKTCTSQQLDYLFDMIIDDINYDEFKKMICHYNQ
- a CDS encoding potassium channel family protein, whose amino-acid sequence is MTNEKSYAIIGLGRFGMPLAKKLAEAGKEVIGIDRDEDRVKELREYTEYAFVSQTLTKDVLEEVGVQNCDVVIVCIGERIEVSILTTLNVINLGVSKVIAKATNADQGEVLEKLGAQVVYPERDMALRLAKKILRENLVDYISIGKDIEIIEFEISKQMIGKSIIGMRVRENFGLNIIAIHHDGITDTDIDPHYLLKAGDTIAVIGKENKVAQFVDSYS
- a CDS encoding TrkH family potassium uptake protein; the protein is MKLILRKVNQYVKHSSPPRLIAFGFASVILVGAILLMLPVSVRDDQTVSFIDALFTSTSAVCVTGLIAIDTAEHFTVFGRTVVALLIQIGGLGVTCVGVTIILAAGKRVGFKVRKLIKESWNIGGYGGLVKLVKYVLKITLLFELVGAILSFIVFVQDYPPLDALGISLFHSVAAFNNSGFDILGGLTNLIPYQNDILLNLVTSGLIIFGGIGFLVIIDVKNKKSFKKLTFHSKAVISVSIALIVIGTLLIKLTENVTWLGAFFQSVSARTAGFSTYNLGNFTNAGLFVLVILMFIGASPGSTGGGIKTSTLFVIGNVMKSIMTHQHCVSFKRRISEGIIMQAFVVAILSLCVVIISTFLLCIVEPRFTFMQLLFESTSAFGTVGLSTGITSHLSVLGKIIIILTMYIGRIGAMTIVTLGVYKEPKTAVYSAEDIMIG